The region CTTATAAATCATTTCGCTACCGGCGACACGTTCCGGTAGCGGTTGGTCACCAAGCTGGCTGCGCCACACAATCGGTTGCCCGTCTGCGAGAATTAGGTCAGCTTCCTCGGTAATCGTCGGGACGTCAGATTCTTGCGCATGCAGCATGACGTAGTTCAAGTTTGCGGTGATCACATAGCTGGGGACTCCGCGTCGAATCAGGGCCTCGACTCGCTCGACCGCTTCATCGAGGGTTACTCGATCGAAAGGAACCTCCCAGACCGTTGAGCGTGGCAACGCGGGAAGTGGTTGAGCGGTCACGGGCGGCAGTTGCTTTGGAACAACAACGGGAGTGACCGGGGCGGCGCTCGGAAACGAGCCTGTCGGCTGAACAGACATAGCAAGCTGTGTGCAATGATCAAGGGAAAGGAAGACGATCCGCCTTGCCGAAGCGCAAGGAACGCAAAACTCTAGGTCCCCTGTTCGTGTCTTCGGCGAACCCGCTAAAGTTGATGTCTGTGCCGTCTCCGTATTGGCCGCGTTCTAACGACTTTTTCGACTGTATCGACTTCGCATGCCTGCTTCCCAATCCCAGACCCCGATCACCATTGTTATCACGCTGGAGGCCCTTTCGACGGCACCTTTGGGGTGCTACGGGGGCTCCATAGGCGAGACGCCTACGATCGACGATCTGGCCGCAAGAGGGGTCGTGTTCGATCGTTGGACAAGTCCGGTCGATAAGCCTGCCGGCCTAATCCGACGATGGTTAGGCGAATGTAAAGAGTTGCTCGAAACAGAAGCGGCCGAATCGATTTGGGTGACCGACGATCCGTTACTAAATGAAACAGACTACGATCCGATCTTCGGTGAATGCTGGATGTTGCAATCCAGAGTCGGCGGTCCGATCGTCGCCGGACTCGATCGCACCCGTCTGGCACATAGTTTTTTTGAACTGATGGATCGTATCGGTCCCGACACCACGCTTGCGTGGCTACATTCGGCCGCGTTGCGAGAGTGCTGGGATTGGGTCGAAGTTCCCTTGCCGGATCCCGACGAAAACGACGACACACCTCATGAGGAGTTTGTCGGCGACGAACCCGAAACGCCAGTCGAACCGCTGCAGCTACCCGACAATGCCGACGTTCCACACCTTCATTTGGACGGCGAACAACATCCAGACTTACTGTTTTCATGGATGCAGCGTTATTCCAACCAGGTATTTGTGCTCGACACGATGATGGACGCGTTGATGCAGTTCCTGGGGGAGCGTCCCTTCACGTTGATCATTGCCGGTACAAGCGGATTTTCATTCGGTGACAATCAGTGGATCGGTCATCGTGCCGGTCCACTTCGTAGCGGCGATCTTCGACTTCCGCTGATCGTTTCGTCGGACGCGCCACTGCGAGTGCCCTCGTTGACGTCCGCAGATCAGTTTCCCAACGTGTTGCGTGCGGCGATCGAACGACAGGCCTGCATGACACCAGCGACTTGGGTTCACCGCGACGAAGAATTTAAACCGCTGATCGAAACCGAATCTGATCGTGCCAGGCGTGTGGTGACGACATCCTCTTGGTTTCTAGTCAACGAAACCGAAGACGTCACCGATGCAAAACTCTTCTTAAAGCCTGACGATGTAAATGACATTAACGATGTCGCGCGGCTCAAACCCGACGTGGTAGATCGTTTAACCACCGGATCAACGATCTGAAAACTCGGACGACGCCTATCGGCGTCAGGTGCCTTACCGTACTGTTCGTAGCAGCTAAACGTTCTCGTGAACGTACACGTCGTGGTCGTGCCAGACATCGCCGACTTTTTCGGCGTGACGACACGTGCCCCGATGCATAAAACCTAAACGTTGGGCAACCGAACGGCTACGTTCGTTCTCCGTCGAGCAACGGATTTCGATTCTGCCAAGGGAATAACATTCGCGACCAGCGTTCACCAGATCTTGTACCACTCGTGTCATGATCCCATTGCCGGTGTGCCCTTGGTCGAGCCAGTATCCCAAGCAGCCAACCCGATTGGCTTGGTCAATCGAATGGTATCCCGCAACACCGACCAACAACCCGTCAAAGTAAATCATCGTGGTCAAAGCTTGACCTTTTCCAAACCGATCAAGTTGGATCGAAAGGAAGGTTCGCGAATCGTCTGGGCCGCGAGTGGCATCAATCCAGCCGAGCCAAGGCCGAAGAAAATCGCGATTCCTGTCCGTTAGTTCAAACAGTTGATCGGCATGAAAAGGCATCGCCAGTTGTAGGCGAATCTGTTCATCCACGTCTCGATGAAACATGACGCGTTCCGAAGAAAGGACGTCGACAGTGGACCAATCGATCAATCAAGTTTGGCCACGAGTCGACGGAGTTGAGGCAGAAACAATCGCAGCGCGCGACTGCGGTGACTGAGGGCACGCTTGACCGTTAAGTCTAACTCGGCGAACGTCTTGTGGTACTCCATGATTTCAAACAGCGGGTCGTATCCAAATCCGCCCACCCCCGATGCGCTGGTCCGTATACGACCGGCGCAGGTCCCACCGGCGGTGATCTGTACGATACCATCGGGATCGGAAAGACAGATTTCGCAGTGGTACCGGGCGGTACGTTTTTCGCCCGGAACGCCATCGAGTTCAGAGAGAAGTTTACGGTTGTTCGCTTCGTCGTCTCCATGCGTTCCCGCATACCGCGCCGAGTAGACTCCCGGTTCGCCATTGAGTGCGTCGACGGATAAACCGCTGTCTTCGGCCAGAACCCATCGCCCCAGATGCTTCGCTTGCTCGGTTGCTTTGAGCGCGGCATTTTCTTTGAATGTCGTCCCGGTTTCATCGACGTCAATCGAACCGGGGATTTCTGCGAGCGACTGTAGCGAGTAGTGCTCTTCGGGAAGCATCAACCTGAGTTCGATCAGCTTCTTTTGATTGTTGGTCCCCAGCACCAAGTCGAACATCGGGTGAACCTTCGAGTAAAAATTCGGAATCAGATTGGCCCAGAGCTATGCACTGGACCTCTGGTGCAATCGAAAGCTCCGGCTTCGGTTGCGTTGCAACACCCATCCTGGGTGCACTAAGACGCGTCGACGTTTTTGGCCAATGCGTAAATCTCGGTCGCATTGAGAACCTTGTCGTTTGATTCAAACAACGATCGAATGGCGGCTTTGTGGGTCTTCATTTTCAAGCCGCCTACGCCGATCGCACCATAACCAACGGCATCATCGGATCCGCCTTCGATTGCTTTCGCTTTATCGAATGCCTCGATACCCTCAATTCCCGCCGGGGGAACGGCGTTTAAGTCGATCGCGACAGATAGCTTAGACGCGTTTGACAAGTTTGCTTTAGAGGCCAATTGAACGCCGGCGGCACCGCAAGCGATCACAACTTGTGCATCGGAAAGAATGCGTTCGATGGCTTCGTCGGAGTCGGCTGCCGCAGGAGTCAATTCGCCCGCCTGGTCGATTCCGTCGAGTTGCTGCGAGATTCGTTCACAAACCAATCGAGCGCGGTCGACCGATCGGCTTGTCAGTGTGACGGCTGCACCGTCGCCGGCAAGCAACCGTGCGACGCGTTGACCGACCGGCCCCGTACCGCCAAGCACCACTGCGTTTGCCGATGCGAGGTTGAGGTGCCGTCCGGCACAAACGACTGCTGCCGCCGCAGTCGTATTGCATCCGTTGGCGTCCATCATGACCGACACCCGTACCGGTCCGAAGAATGTGTCGGTGACGCCACGAAGCAATTCCTCAGCTATCGAGACATCCGATCCGCCAATAAAGATAGCGGTCTCTTTCAGGTCGTCGCCGCCGCGCGTGAACATCGTACCGTGAACGAGAGACTCGACATTGGCTGGCTGAACGTTAGCAACAGGTACCAAGTGATCGATGTCCGAATCAATCGCGACGACAGAATCAAAGGAGCTGATGTGGGGATCGCTATCGAGTTGAAACAGAATGCGTTTGGTCATGCGTAGTATCGAATCGTCGGTTTGAACATCAATCGCACCAGTTTTTTCTCCGCTCCATCATCAGCCGCAGAGCGTTAGCTCGCGGTTAATTGCTCCTTCGTCAGCCGCAGAGCGATAGCTCGCGGTTAATCGCCACGGTGAGCAACGTCGTTTGAGCCGCGCGCGATCGCGTCGCGGCTGATCATATCAACATCGAACGATGCGACTTAGAAATTGCCCTTGAAGGGGTGTGCCGCCGAATCTTTCTTGGCAACCATTTCTTCCGCGGTGGGCTTGCCGCCGATCGCGTTAGCAACGCTTTGCTTGACCGCTTCGTAGTTGTAGTTGTAGATCTTTTCGTCGTCGTCGGCTTCGGGGTGAATGAAGACGCCACAAACGCAGACCAAATCTTCGGCTTGATCGGCTGGAATGACACCTTCGGCGACCGAATCGGCGATCGCTTTAGCAACGGCCGCTTGGGCAGGGCCAAACATTTGCACGACTTGTTTCATGCCTTTGAGCGTCACCTTAGTAATCATGACGGTCGAGGGCTTCACAGCAACGTTGGGCTCCAAAACGGCCAGCAAGTTGGTGTGACCTTCGCTTTGCGTCGACAGCGCGTTGGCGAACGCGACACCGACCGGGCCGTCTTTGCTACCGAGCATCAAGTCGATGTGTGCGACTTCGTTGCCATCGCCCACCAGGGCTTCACCAATGTAAAACTTCATTTCAGTGACCTAACTTCAATAGAAACGTCAATCGGAAGACCGGTGGGGATGCACGAATCCGTTACCCCACAAGCGTCCTAGAGAGGATCTTGAACCGTCCGGTTGCGACGCTCGGGGTGGGTCTGGACGGGAGAAAAGCTAACAAACCGACACGCCCATGCAAACACCCCAGGTTGATCGTCGCGCCCCGAAACCCACAGCTGATCGGTCCACCCTAGTTCTGATCGGTCCCTCGGTCCGCGCGGCGGCGGAATCTGCCCGTGCGGCGGGCTATTTGGTGCACGCGATTGATTTCTATGGGGACCGAGAGACGCTCGCCGCCAGCCATCGCTGGACCAATCTAGAAGATTTTCGCCGACAATTGCGTCTGTCCAAAAACGGGTCCGATTCTGGAGGCGATCGATCTTCTGGGGAGCCTGAATTGTGCGAAAACAGGCCTTTGTGTGAAAACAGGCCAAATGATGGATTGGTGAAGCTGCTTCCGGTTGCGACGAGTTTCTGCGTGGTGGGCGGTTTTGCAGACGGCTACGATTGGCTCGAGCCGCTAGAACCCCAGATTTCCAGTGCTTACGGTTCGGCGGCTCTCGCCGAAGTCTTCGCCGCCTCGACCGATCCAATCTTGCTCTCTGCGATAGCCGCCGAAGCCGGTGTGGAATTTCCAAATTTTCGCCAACAAGGGCGTGTTCCTCACCGATGGCTGCTTAAAAAACGGACGAGTAGCGGCGGCCTGGGTGTCAGCGTGGCAGCCGATGATGGCCGAATCGCCGAGGACTCCTTTGCCCAACAACGGGTTTGTGGCCCGGTATTTGGGGCCACGCTGGTCACCGAAGGAGGCCGAGTCTCGTTGCTGGGGGTTTGTCGTTTGTTGAAAAAGCGTTTGACGGGCCGGCCGTTTGTCTTCGCCGGGGCTATCGGGCCATTAAAGATTGCCAAAGACGTTTCCGATGCGGTGATCCGTTTAGCCGATTGCTGGTTGCGGCGATTCAGAATGACAGGCCCCCTGAATATCGACTTCATCATCGATCCGCGCACCGGGCGAATTTGGCTACTGGAAATCAATCCGCGATACAGTGCGACGATGGAATTAATCGAGCGAGCCGAGAACGATGGCGACGGTCCAATGCTGTCTCTGTTGGGCGATCCCGCTTTGGTGCTAGGGCAGCAGCGATCGAGCGAACGCCCCGTCTTTGTCAAACGAACACTTTTCGCCCGCCACGACCAAAGCATTTCGGCCGAGCAATTCGAAGCCGACGTCGGATCAACGAAACTAAAAGATTTTTGCTGGAAAGACACGCCGGCCCAGTCGGCAATGATCCCGGCCGGGGCGCCGATCGCGACGATGATCTATCGTTTCGAAGCCGACCGTTGGAAGCGTGATCATCGCGTCAGGACATTGCCTTGACTTCTTCGTTGGAAAACGACGGAAAGTACTCTTCGACCACCCGGTGGAATTCCTCAGCCGTGTTGACACGGGCGACGTTGGTCCGGAAGTAGCGTGCACCGTGTTTGCCTTGGGCGTAGCAACAAGCGTATTTGCGCATCAGCACCGTCCCCTTTTCTTCTCCGAACCGATCGACAACCAATTGGTAGTGTCGCAACATGCAATCACGCTGCTCGGCCAACGTCGGATCCGGCGGAACCGGATCGCCACGAAGAGCCGCCGCGGCTTGCGAAAACAACCAAGGCCTGCCCAAGCAAGCGCGTGCGATCATAACGCCATCGACGTCATAAGTTTTAAACGCATGAACGACCTTCTCGGCCGAATCGAGATCACCGTTTCCGATCAGAGGAATGTTCTTCAGGTGCCCTTTGATCTCGCTGATGCGATCCCAATCGGCATGCCCCCGAAACATGTCCTTGGCGGTCCGGCCATGAACGGTCAAGGCTGCGGCGCCAGCTTCCTCGACGACTTTGGCAACATCGTTGCAGTTAATCGATTCGGGGCTGCATCCGAGTCGGATTTTGGCGGTCACCGGAGTCGGCGAACAAGCTTCAACCAACTTTGAAATGATCTCGAACATCCGCTGTGGGGTTCGCAGCAGGTAACTTCCGCTATGAGCTTTCTCAGTCACCTGGCGAACTGGGCATCCGAAGTTAATGTCGACAACGCTCACACGGTATTCCTCGACCAAACGCCGGCCGACCTTTGCCATTGTTTGCGGATCATTGTCCCAAATCTGAACCGCCAGCGGACGTGCTTCTTCGGCCACCCCCCAAAGTCGGTCGGGGTGCTCCTCCGCATGTTCGTCCATCCAAGCGAAGCCGCGGGCATTGACCATCTCGGTCGCGATTAGCCCGGATCCGCCATAATCACGCACCATTTGGCGAAACGCCGCATTGGTGAAACCTGCCATCGGGGCCTGCAAGATGGGCGGGTCGATGACGAGGTCACCGATTTTGAAAGGCGGAGGCGGAAAGGGTCGAGACATAACGCGAATGTTTTTCGTTGTGAATGTTTCGGCACACTCTAAAACGACACCCTCAATCTGGCAATGTTCGAAGCCAACGGGATGTCGGAAAATGGCAGGCGTTTACCGCGTCGGGGATAAATCACGAGGATGTTTTTCCCTACTCGCCGAGTCGCCGAGTCGTTCGACGGGAAACTTGTCTTGTCACGCCACCCGCATTTTTCCTATACCGCCAAGTCGAGGAATTCTATCTCGATGACCAGTAGGAATGTTCATGTTGTTGGCACAATCAGAAACCGTTGGAACACCAATCGACGAGTGGATGGAGAACCTGTGGTCGGGTTCTTCGCATTGGATTTCGTCCGGCATGATCACCAACATCGTCTACGCGGCGATGGGACTGGTGGCGATCTTCTGTGGGTACTTTATCGCTCGATACTTGTCCCGGGTGATTAGCAATCCGATTTGCCGACGTGTTGATGAAACGCTGGGGCGATTTGTCGGCAACGCGATCTTCTACAGCGTGATGCTTGGCTTGCTTACGATGGTTGCAAGTACGCTGGGCGTCGAACTGGGCGGATTGACTGCCGTCCTGGCCGCCACCGGTTTTGCGATCGGTTTGGCCTTCCAAGGTACGCTCAGCAATTTTGCTTCCGGCGTGTTGATGATCGTCTTCCGCCCCTTCAAAGTCGGTGACGTGGTTAACATCGCCGGCGTCATGGGCAAAGTGAACGAAATCGATTTGTTTACAACAACGCTCGATACTCCCGACAACCGACGTCTGATCATTCCGAACAGTTCGATCAGTGGCAGCACGATCGAAAACATCAGCTTTCACCCACACCGCCGAATCGAAGTGCTCGTTGGCGTTGACTACAAATCTGACATCGATGCGACGCGTCAGACGTTGCAAGAAGCACTCGATCGATTTGCCTCCGAAACGATTCATGGTGATGGCCGCGGGACCGCCGTGGTTTTGGCCAACCTAGGTGACAGCGCGGTGCAATGGAAAGTTCGCATGTGGGTTCCCAGCAGTGACTTTTGGCGACTGCAAGAATCGCTGACCTCGGAGATTAAACGCCGCTTGGACCGCTCGGGAATTGGGATTCCGTTCCCACAAATGGATGTGCACCTGCACCGTATCGATTCCTCTGACGAAGAGGTTCCGACGCGTCCTCGGATTCGCCCGGCACGTCGGGCATCAACCTCCACTGATGGAATGACCTACGTCGGCTGATCCTAAACTTGAACTGGAACAAAGCACGCATGTTTCGCTTCAGACTAAGACTTTCCGTTCGGGCGATCGCCGGAACAAGGTCCCTGTGAATCGGAGCTACAACATTGATGGATCCGACCTGTCGTCTGATTCGACAACTTCACTGCCGGTCCACGCACCATCGGTTTGCCATCGATGCCCTGTCGCATCTTCGAACAGATGCCGGTAAACGCTTGGCGAAGTGGCTATTGCGATATTACCCACACTATTTGCGTGGGGCGGTCGATCCGGACGTGCGTTTTCGCGACTTTCACAATCATCTGGTCCACGTCCGCGATGGCGGATGGGGAGGCGCTCCGAGGGTTGCCCATCAGTGGTATCGGCGACTTCAGAAATCGCTTCGCAAGGAAAATTTTATCAGCGCCGCCCATGCCGCCGGAGTGCTCACGCATTACGTCAGTGACGTTGTCCAGCCGCTGCATACCATCAGCGATCCGCGTGAAGCCATTATCCATCGACCACTCGAGTGGAGTGTGACGAGGAATTACGAACAGATCCTCGCGTGTTGTGATCGCCAACGAATCGAAGTGAATCTGACCTTGGCCGATGATCCGGCTTGGCTGGGATCGATGATGTTGCATGCGGCCCACCGAGCATCGCAGCACGCGGACTTATTGACACAACGATATCGTCTCAAGGACGCCTTCCGGCCCGGCGACTTTGGTCTCGACCAGGATTCGATCGAAATCTTTGCCGAGTTGTTCGCAATCTCGTTGACCCTGATTGCGGCGGTCCTCGATCGGGCTGCCGCCGAGGCGGAATCGTACATCGGATACCCATTGCCCAATTGTCACCCGACGATCGCGCGATGTCATGCTGCCGTCACCGCCCCGATCGGTTTGGTCAAATCGCTTGTCAAAAACGCGTCCGATCGCGGCGCCGTAAAATCGATCGTTCGTGAAAGTCGTTCTGAAGGAAGGTTGACCGAATCGTTGCCGGCTGAAATTGACATCAAGCAACGCGTGATCGAAGTCTATCGTCTCGAACGCCAACTACGGACCATCGCAACCGATCAGCCGGTCGCTCAACGCGCCGCTTGAACACCGCTGGTATTTTTCTCCGTCGTCCTTCTCATCTTCCTAAGACAGTCACATGAAAGCCTTTGACGCGACTCGACGATTCTTTCACCGGGCGGCCGACCACCTAGACCTGGATATGGGGGTTCGTGAATCGATGCTGATGCCGCAACGCGAAGTTCAAGTGCAAGTGACAATCGAACGTGACGACGGATCACTGGCCAACTTTGTCGGCTTCCGCGTGCAACACGATAAAAGCCGGGGGCCGATGAAAGGTGGGTTGCGCTATCACCACGAAGTCGACTTGGATGAAACCCGTTCGCTGGCAAGTTTGATGACCTGGAAGACCGCCGTGGTGAATCTGCCCTACGGTGGTGCCAAAGGCGGCATCGGTGTTGACCCTCGTTCCCTGTCGCTTCGCGAAAAAGAACGATTGACGAGAACCTTCGTCGATCAAATTCATGACATCATCGGCCCC is a window of Roseiconus lacunae DNA encoding:
- a CDS encoding alkaline phosphatase family protein — encoded protein: MPASQSQTPITIVITLEALSTAPLGCYGGSIGETPTIDDLAARGVVFDRWTSPVDKPAGLIRRWLGECKELLETEAAESIWVTDDPLLNETDYDPIFGECWMLQSRVGGPIVAGLDRTRLAHSFFELMDRIGPDTTLAWLHSAALRECWDWVEVPLPDPDENDDTPHEEFVGDEPETPVEPLQLPDNADVPHLHLDGEQHPDLLFSWMQRYSNQVFVLDTMMDALMQFLGERPFTLIIAGTSGFSFGDNQWIGHRAGPLRSGDLRLPLIVSSDAPLRVPSLTSADQFPNVLRAAIERQACMTPATWVHRDEEFKPLIETESDRARRVVTTSSWFLVNETEDVTDAKLFLKPDDVNDINDVARLKPDVVDRLTTGSTI
- a CDS encoding GNAT family N-acetyltransferase, translated to MFHRDVDEQIRLQLAMPFHADQLFELTDRNRDFLRPWLGWIDATRGPDDSRTFLSIQLDRFGKGQALTTMIYFDGLLVGVAGYHSIDQANRVGCLGYWLDQGHTGNGIMTRVVQDLVNAGRECYSLGRIEIRCSTENERSRSVAQRLGFMHRGTCRHAEKVGDVWHDHDVYVHENV
- the rdgB gene encoding RdgB/HAM1 family non-canonical purine NTP pyrophosphatase codes for the protein MFDLVLGTNNQKKLIELRLMLPEEHYSLQSLAEIPGSIDVDETGTTFKENAALKATEQAKHLGRWVLAEDSGLSVDALNGEPGVYSARYAGTHGDDEANNRKLLSELDGVPGEKRTARYHCEICLSDPDGIVQITAGGTCAGRIRTSASGVGGFGYDPLFEIMEYHKTFAELDLTVKRALSHRSRALRLFLPQLRRLVAKLD
- a CDS encoding NADP-dependent methylenetetrahydromethanopterin/methylenetetrahydrofolate dehydrogenase is translated as MTKRILFQLDSDPHISSFDSVVAIDSDIDHLVPVANVQPANVESLVHGTMFTRGGDDLKETAIFIGGSDVSIAEELLRGVTDTFFGPVRVSVMMDANGCNTTAAAAVVCAGRHLNLASANAVVLGGTGPVGQRVARLLAGDGAAVTLTSRSVDRARLVCERISQQLDGIDQAGELTPAAADSDEAIERILSDAQVVIACGAAGVQLASKANLSNASKLSVAIDLNAVPPAGIEGIEAFDKAKAIEGGSDDAVGYGAIGVGGLKMKTHKAAIRSLFESNDKVLNATEIYALAKNVDAS
- the fae gene encoding formaldehyde-activating enzyme — its product is MKFYIGEALVGDGNEVAHIDLMLGSKDGPVGVAFANALSTQSEGHTNLLAVLEPNVAVKPSTVMITKVTLKGMKQVVQMFGPAQAAVAKAIADSVAEGVIPADQAEDLVCVCGVFIHPEADDDEKIYNYNYEAVKQSVANAIGGKPTAEEMVAKKDSAAHPFKGNF
- a CDS encoding ATP-grasp domain-containing protein, producing the protein MQTPQVDRRAPKPTADRSTLVLIGPSVRAAAESARAAGYLVHAIDFYGDRETLAASHRWTNLEDFRRQLRLSKNGSDSGGDRSSGEPELCENRPLCENRPNDGLVKLLPVATSFCVVGGFADGYDWLEPLEPQISSAYGSAALAEVFAASTDPILLSAIAAEAGVEFPNFRQQGRVPHRWLLKKRTSSGGLGVSVAADDGRIAEDSFAQQRVCGPVFGATLVTEGGRVSLLGVCRLLKKRLTGRPFVFAGAIGPLKIAKDVSDAVIRLADCWLRRFRMTGPLNIDFIIDPRTGRIWLLEINPRYSATMELIERAENDGDGPMLSLLGDPALVLGQQRSSERPVFVKRTLFARHDQSISAEQFEADVGSTKLKDFCWKDTPAQSAMIPAGAPIATMIYRFEADRWKRDHRVRTLP
- the dusB gene encoding tRNA dihydrouridine synthase DusB; protein product: MSRPFPPPPFKIGDLVIDPPILQAPMAGFTNAAFRQMVRDYGGSGLIATEMVNARGFAWMDEHAEEHPDRLWGVAEEARPLAVQIWDNDPQTMAKVGRRLVEEYRVSVVDINFGCPVRQVTEKAHSGSYLLRTPQRMFEIISKLVEACSPTPVTAKIRLGCSPESINCNDVAKVVEEAGAAALTVHGRTAKDMFRGHADWDRISEIKGHLKNIPLIGNGDLDSAEKVVHAFKTYDVDGVMIARACLGRPWLFSQAAAALRGDPVPPDPTLAEQRDCMLRHYQLVVDRFGEEKGTVLMRKYACCYAQGKHGARYFRTNVARVNTAEEFHRVVEEYFPSFSNEEVKAMS
- a CDS encoding mechanosensitive ion channel family protein — translated: MLLAQSETVGTPIDEWMENLWSGSSHWISSGMITNIVYAAMGLVAIFCGYFIARYLSRVISNPICRRVDETLGRFVGNAIFYSVMLGLLTMVASTLGVELGGLTAVLAATGFAIGLAFQGTLSNFASGVLMIVFRPFKVGDVVNIAGVMGKVNEIDLFTTTLDTPDNRRLIIPNSSISGSTIENISFHPHRRIEVLVGVDYKSDIDATRQTLQEALDRFASETIHGDGRGTAVVLANLGDSAVQWKVRMWVPSSDFWRLQESLTSEIKRRLDRSGIGIPFPQMDVHLHRIDSSDEEVPTRPRIRPARRASTSTDGMTYVG
- a CDS encoding zinc dependent phospholipase C family protein, which encodes MDPTCRLIRQLHCRSTHHRFAIDALSHLRTDAGKRLAKWLLRYYPHYLRGAVDPDVRFRDFHNHLVHVRDGGWGGAPRVAHQWYRRLQKSLRKENFISAAHAAGVLTHYVSDVVQPLHTISDPREAIIHRPLEWSVTRNYEQILACCDRQRIEVNLTLADDPAWLGSMMLHAAHRASQHADLLTQRYRLKDAFRPGDFGLDQDSIEIFAELFAISLTLIAAVLDRAAAEAESYIGYPLPNCHPTIARCHAAVTAPIGLVKSLVKNASDRGAVKSIVRESRSEGRLTESLPAEIDIKQRVIEVYRLERQLRTIATDQPVAQRAA